Proteins from a single region of Paenibacillus sp. BIHB 4019:
- a CDS encoding GerAB/ArcD/ProY family transporter — translation MKTKDRSKEAITATQAAMMTAKAMIGTGILVLPQSIGKSVGTPDGWLSVLLSGMLAMMFGFIIVKLSQRFPGRTYYQYSQEIVGKWIGSCVGAMMCLYYIFSSGYLLRVMGEVVRMYLLDKTPITIIMLTFMGVAIYMTTAGINAIAQLIEIFLPIIVLIMVVFIIFSFGDFELDNLRPILGEGIAPLLKGIEPSILSYSGFEVMLFVTAFMTDANKALKATFAGIGLTAVLYTLIVAVAIGSLTVEEVQTVTWPTMSVAMNIELPGGFFERFESLFTVLWVISMFTAFVMYHYGGSLGFGQLTGKNFQLYAYLSLPCIFLIAIWPSNLNKLFKLGDYIGYASFFMFGTIPIIFLIVAAVRRVGHGTKNKRA, via the coding sequence ATGAAGACAAAGGATAGGAGCAAGGAAGCGATTACCGCTACTCAAGCCGCAATGATGACGGCAAAAGCAATGATCGGCACAGGCATTCTTGTGCTGCCGCAAAGCATTGGCAAAAGTGTGGGAACGCCTGACGGATGGCTGTCTGTTCTGCTTAGCGGCATGTTGGCTATGATGTTCGGCTTCATTATTGTAAAGCTTAGCCAGCGCTTTCCCGGCAGAACCTATTATCAATACAGCCAGGAAATTGTGGGTAAGTGGATCGGCTCCTGCGTTGGGGCTATGATGTGCCTGTATTATATTTTTTCCTCCGGCTACTTGCTGCGTGTCATGGGGGAGGTTGTGCGCATGTATTTGCTGGATAAAACGCCGATCACCATTATCATGCTGACGTTTATGGGGGTTGCCATTTATATGACGACAGCGGGGATTAATGCGATCGCGCAGCTTATCGAGATTTTTTTGCCGATTATTGTCCTGATTATGGTTGTTTTTATTATTTTTAGCTTCGGTGACTTTGAGCTGGACAATTTGCGTCCGATATTGGGGGAAGGCATTGCGCCGCTGCTGAAAGGAATTGAGCCATCGATTTTATCCTACAGCGGGTTTGAAGTGATGCTGTTTGTGACGGCCTTCATGACGGATGCCAACAAGGCGCTCAAGGCGACCTTCGCCGGAATCGGCTTGACGGCGGTGTTATATACGCTGATTGTTGCGGTTGCGATTGGCTCCTTAACGGTGGAGGAGGTGCAGACTGTAACGTGGCCAACGATGTCAGTCGCGATGAATATTGAGCTGCCCGGCGGATTTTTCGAGCGATTCGAGTCTTTGTTTACCGTCTTGTGGGTTATATCGATGTTTACAGCCTTCGTGATGTACCATTATGGAGGAAGCTTGGGGTTTGGACAGCTAACGGGCAAAAATTTTCAGCTATATGCCTATTTGTCTTTGCCTTGTATTTTTTTGATTGCCATTTGGCCGAGCAATTTGAACAAGCTGTTTAAGCTTGGCGACTATATTGGTTATGCTTCGTTTTTCATGTTCGGCACCATTCCCATTATTTTTTTAATAGTGGCGGCGGTGAGGAGGGTGGGGCATGGAACTAAAAATAAGCGCGCGTAA